A single window of Nitrospirota bacterium DNA harbors:
- a CDS encoding tetratricopeptide repeat protein — MSVVTFEIQPETEINPADLYDGLLPEHVEAFEELTMLIKANKSFQLIIVEFNDINYRDFMIEKLKLFDERTTVFKPKITKHSFVAFEDYLEQASKEFKIINMVDHEKWLIATNPDWYIRGFEIHRENIGNVCKASLLLWMVKEDVKGFAVNAPNMWSWRSGVFTFNIKEPNLQTKIDESVSDFKQMPLYENSEYDKALYHYNKSLKIAEELGDRVGVADSLKQIGIIYHRRSDYEKALEHYNQSLRICEELENKSGIATNLHQIGMVYQNKREYDKALDHYYMSLRLNTELGNEVDKTKTTNAIDSINELKKKSGQGG, encoded by the coding sequence GTGTCAGTTGTAACTTTTGAAATTCAACCTGAAACGGAAATAAATCCGGCGGATTTATATGACGGCCTGTTACCGGAGCATGTTGAGGCTTTTGAAGAGCTAACGATGCTCATAAAAGCCAACAAGAGTTTTCAGCTTATTATTGTTGAGTTCAATGACATTAACTACAGAGATTTCATGATAGAAAAACTGAAGCTTTTTGATGAAAGGACAACTGTTTTCAAGCCGAAAATAACAAAGCACTCTTTCGTTGCCTTTGAAGATTACCTTGAACAAGCGAGCAAAGAATTTAAAATAATAAACATGGTTGACCATGAAAAGTGGTTAATTGCAACAAATCCTGACTGGTATATAAGAGGATTTGAAATTCACAGAGAAAACATTGGAAATGTTTGCAAAGCTTCTCTGTTACTATGGATGGTTAAAGAAGACGTAAAAGGTTTTGCCGTTAATGCTCCTAATATGTGGAGTTGGCGCTCCGGTGTTTTTACTTTCAATATCAAAGAACCAAACCTCCAAACTAAAATTGACGAAAGTGTCTCTGATTTTAAGCAAATGCCGTTATATGAAAATAGCGAATACGATAAGGCTCTTTATCATTATAACAAAAGTCTGAAAATAGCAGAAGAATTAGGTGACAGAGTTGGTGTTGCAGACTCACTCAAACAAATTGGAATAATTTATCATAGGAGGAGCGATTATGAAAAAGCCCTTGAGCACTATAACCAAAGTTTAAGAATTTGTGAGGAATTAGAAAATAAATCAGGGATTGCAACAAATCTCCATCAAATAGGAATGGTTTATCAGAATAAACGCGAATATGACAAAGCCCTCGATCATTACTACATGAGTTTAAGGTTGAATACAGAGTTAGGAAATGAAGTTGATAAAACTAAAACGACAAACGCGATTGATTCCATTAACGAGTTAAAGAAAAAAAGTGGTCAGGGGGGATAG